In a single window of the Necator americanus strain Aroian chromosome X, whole genome shotgun sequence genome:
- a CDS encoding hypothetical protein (NECATOR_CHRX.G23856.T1) has protein sequence MQLTFLDFEAAFDSPYRGRLFNALSAGEVRRRFVRLLDEINQRTTAAVRTPPGCTTPFEMVTEVRQGAVATPFLFNFAIDNIMPRTVDHCPADIILAPSERSLTDLEYAGDVVMFAETSTKLQHVVNFVSKLAVAYGLR, from the coding sequence atgcaattaacgtttctggactttgaagccgctttcgactctccttaccgaggccgtcttttcAACGCGCTCAGCGCCGGTGAAGTACGAAGGAGGTTCGTTCGTTTGCTTGATGAAATAAATCAACGAAcgactgctgcagttcgaacaccacccggatgtacaacaccgttcgAGATGGTAACtgaagtaagacaaggggcagtggcaacacccttcctgttcaattttgccATCGACAACATTATGccaagaacagtagatcactGTCCCgccgatatcattctagcaccatcagaACGCTctttgaccgatctcgagtacgctggCGATGTTGTTATGTTCGCAGAAaccagtacgaaacttcaacatgttgtcaactttgtatcgaagctggctgtgGCCTACGGACTACGTTGA
- a CDS encoding hypothetical protein (NECATOR_CHRX.G23854.T1): MRAIASDDDISPPITSCLRTAAWLRRSYRPGAPPPAISNQTYSQSAHNESRRQEPFGGKPLSLDCRNPTQIDQMLRGSVESLVMLWWMSTQPKTRSYIDPEHKTCPHKNNRVVMQA; this comes from the exons atgcgggcaatcgcgtcagacgatgacatcagcccgccgattacgTCATGTCTACGAACTGCAGCGTGGCTTCGTCGAA GCTACCGACCTGGTGCTCCTCCCCCGGCTATATCTAACCAAACGTATTCGCAGTCTGCACACAACGAGTCTCGTCGACAGGAACCATTTGGAGGGAAACCTTTGTCGTTGG ACTGTCGAAACCCAACACAAATAGATCAAATGCTTAGAGGAAGCGTGGAATCTTTGGTAATGTTGTGGTGGATGTCGACACAGCCGAAGACGAGAAGCTATATTGATCCGGAACACAAGACATGTCCACACAAAAACAACAGGGTGGTCATGCAAGCATAA
- a CDS encoding hypothetical protein (NECATOR_CHRX.G23857.T1) codes for MDSASCDLNQLRSRIGTTATNTFLDVFDLPLLDSASKNDDATPTADSSQRPQRLRRPHRRLQVDPRRTRYELT; via the coding sequence GCCAGTTGCGATCTAAACCAGTTGCGATCCAGGATCGGTACAACTGCGACTAACACTTTCTTGGATGTGTTCGACCTACCCCTACTCGACTCCGCGAGCAAGAACGATGATGCAACGCCGACAGCCGACTCGTCTCAACGACCGCAACGCCTTCGTCGACCCCATCGCCGACTACAGGTGGACCCACGAAGAACTCGGTACGAGTTAACTTGA